A genomic stretch from Dehalococcoidia bacterium includes:
- a CDS encoding helix-turn-helix transcriptional regulator, protein MALATGDKHGYAIMQEVEIFTDGAITMGPGTLYGAVKQMLGSGLIEESDERPDPELDDQRRRYYRMTTLGGRVLDAEVGRLEHLVLTARSRRPTSPRKQGA, encoded by the coding sequence ATGGCGCTGGCCACTGGAGACAAACACGGCTACGCGATCATGCAGGAGGTGGAGATCTTCACCGATGGGGCGATCACCATGGGGCCGGGCACCCTGTACGGCGCCGTCAAGCAGATGCTGGGATCAGGCCTCATAGAGGAGAGCGACGAACGACCGGACCCCGAACTGGATGACCAGCGTCGCCGCTACTACAGGATGACTACTCTGGGCGGACGCGTGCTCGATGCGGAAGTCGGAAGACTGGAACACCTCGTACTAACCGCCAGGAGCAGACGACCGACATCCCCGAGGAAACAGGGCGCCTAA